The genomic region ATCGATCAGTTCTTCACCGCTCATGTCCGGCAGCCCGAGATCGATCACGATGCAGTCGAACTGCTGACGACGCGCCGAGGTCAGAGCGGCGTCGGCCGTCGAGACCGAGGTGACCTGGATTTCTCCGGTGCTGATCAGATTCACCATCGCATTGAGCTGCACGACGTCGTCCTCCACCACGAGGACGTTTTTGCAGCGGCTCTCCGCGTAGCCGAGGAGCCGGTCGAAGGCGTCGACCAGCGCTTCTTCGGAAATCGGCTTCTGCAGGTGCGCTACGGCACCGGCCTCGAGTGCGCGCTGCTGTTGCTCGCCGCCCGAGATGACGTGGACCGGAATGTGCGACGTCACGCTCGTTTCGCGCAGCGCCTCGAGCACTTTCCATCCATCCATGTCAGGAAGGCCGATATCGAGCGTGATCGCGTCGGGAACATAGCGGTTCGCCAGTTCCAACGCTTCTTCGCCGGTCTGTGCGACGATCGTTCGGAAGCCTCGCGCGCGCGCAAAGCTCATCACCAGCCGCGCGAAGGTCGGATCGTCCTCGATCACGAGCAGCGTACGGTCGTCCGCTTCGATCGTCGAACGATCGTCGAGCACGGTTCCGGCGCTCGTCTGCAGCGAGCGCACGCGCGTCGCGTGCGTGCCGCCGTCGGTGCGAGCCGGGATCGCGCGCTGCGCTGGATGATAGAAGGTGAACGTGCTGCCGATACCGACCGCGCTTTCGACCGCGATCTCGCCGCCGAGCAGCGCCGCGATCTCGCGGCTGATCGAGAGCCCGAGACCCGTTCCACCGAATTTACGCGACGTTCCCATATCCGCTTGTTGGAACGCCTCGAAGATCACGTGATACTTGTCCTGCGGAATGCCGATGCCCGTATCGCTGACCGCGAACGCAACTGCCGGTCCCGGAACGGGCAGCGTGCGGCCATGCTCGGCGCTGATGTGCAGCGTCACGGCGCCTTCGGTCGTGAATTTGAACGCGTTCGAGAGCAGGTTCTTGAGAATCTGCTGCAACCGCGTCGGATCGGTCGTGATCGAAGGCGCAACGTCTGCGTCGCGCGTGATGACGAACTCGAGATCCTTGTCGATCGCGATCTGATTGAACGTGCGCTTGACCTCGGTCTCGATCGAATCGATCGAAACCTCTTGCAGATCGATGGCGGTGGTGCCCGACTCGATCTTCGAGAGGTCGAGGATGTCGTTGATGAGGGTGAGGAGGTCGGTACCGGCGGAGCGGATCGTCTCCGCGTATTCGACCTGTTCCTCCGACATGTTTCCTTCGGGGTTTGCCGCGAGCTGCTTGGAGAGAATGAGCAGGCTGTTGAGCGGCGTGCGCAGCTCGTGTGACATGTTTGCGAGGAACTGCGATTTATACTTCGACGTCAGCGCGAGCTGCTCGGCCTTCTTTTCGACCTCCGCGCGCGCCTCTTCGATTTCTCGTGTTCGCCGCTCGATCTCGGCGTTGCGTTCTTGCAGGAGGCGCGCCTTCTCCTCGAGCTCGTCGTTGGTTTGTTTGAGCTCGAGCTGTTGGCTCTGGAGCTCGCTCGTCAGCGACTGTGACTGCTCGAGCAGCTCCTCGGTTCGCATGGAAGCGGTGATGGTGTTGAGCATGATGCCGATCGACTGCATCAGCTGATCCAGGAAGAGCAAGTGGATCTCGCTGAAGCCCTTGTACGAAGCAAGCTCGATCACGGCTCGCACTTCGCCTTCGAAGAGTACCGGCAACACGACGACGTGCGCGGCGTCGGCGTGCCCGACACCAGACTCGATTCGCAGATATGCCGACGGAAGGTCGCTCATCATGATGCGCCGTCCCTCGACGGCGCACTGTCCGACGAGCCCTTCGCCAAACGAGATAACGCCGCGATCGCGGCGGTCCTTCGGTAAGGCGTAGCTCGCGATGAGGCGCAGGTACCCGGAGCCCTCGACGGCATCGCTGAGGTAGAAAGCGCCGCTCTGAACGCCGATGAGCGGTGCGAGCTCCGACATGATGAGCTGCGTCACGACCTTGATATCGCGCTGCCCCTGCAGCATTGCGGTAAACCGCGCGAGGTTCGTCTTGAACCAGTCCTGCTCGGCGTTCTTGCGCGTCGTGTCGCGCAAGTTCTGAATCATTTCGTTGACGATGCTCGTCAGCTCGCCGACTTCGCCGCGCGCCTCGATATCGATCCGTCGCGAAAGGTCGCCCTTCGTCACGGCGGTCGAAACCTCGGAGATCGCGCGAATCTGATTGGTGAGCTGTGCAGCAAGCTGATTGACGTTGTCGGTGAGCTCGCGCCAGAGACCGGCGGCGCCGGGTACGGCCGCCTGTCCACCGAGCTTGCCTTCGAAGCCGACCTCGCGCGCCACCGTCGTTACTTGGTCGCCGAAGGTCGCCAGCGTATCGATCATCCCGTTGATGGTCTCCGCGAGCTCGGCAATCTCACCGCGCGCTTGCAGCGTGAGCTTGCGCTTCAGGTCCCCGTTGGCGACACCGGTAACGACCTGAGCGATACCGCGGACTTGATTGGTCAGGTTTGCGGCCATCGAGTTGACGTTGTCGGTGAGATCCTTCCAAACGCCGCTGACGCCCGCTACGTGAGCCTGTCCGCCGAGCACGCCTTCGGAACCCACCTCGCGCGCGACGCGCGTCACCTCGGAGGCAAATGCATTGAGCTGATCGACCATCGTGTTGATGGTGTCTTTGAGCTCGGCGATCTCGCCGCGCACGTTCACGGTGATCTTCTTCGAGAGATCGCCGTTGGCCACCGCCGTCGTGACCGCGGCGATGCTGCGCACTTGCGCGGTGAGATTGCCGGCCATGAAGTTCACGCTGTCGGTGAGGTCGCGCCAGACGCCGGCGACCCCGCGCACGTCGGCCTGCCCGCCGAGCTTGCCCTCGGTGCCCACCTCGCGCGCGACGCGCGTCACCTCGCTCGCGAACGAGTTGAGCTGGTCGACCATCGTGTTGATGGTGTTCTTCA from Candidatus Baltobacteraceae bacterium harbors:
- a CDS encoding response regulator — its product is KNTINTMVDQLNSFASEVTRVAREVGTEGKLGGQADVRGVAGVWRDLTDSVNFMAGNLTAQVRSIAAVTTAVANGDLSKKITVNVRGEIAELKDTINTMVDQLNAFASEVTRVAREVGSEGVLGGQAHVAGVSGVWKDLTDNVNSMAANLTNQVRGIAQVVTGVANGDLKRKLTLQARGEIAELAETINGMIDTLATFGDQVTTVAREVGFEGKLGGQAAVPGAAGLWRELTDNVNQLAAQLTNQIRAISEVSTAVTKGDLSRRIDIEARGEVGELTSIVNEMIQNLRDTTRKNAEQDWFKTNLARFTAMLQGQRDIKVVTQLIMSELAPLIGVQSGAFYLSDAVEGSGYLRLIASYALPKDRRDRGVISFGEGLVGQCAVEGRRIMMSDLPSAYLRIESGVGHADAAHVVVLPVLFEGEVRAVIELASYKGFSEIHLLFLDQLMQSIGIMLNTITASMRTEELLEQSQSLTSELQSQQLELKQTNDELEEKARLLQERNAEIERRTREIEEARAEVEKKAEQLALTSKYKSQFLANMSHELRTPLNSLLILSKQLAANPEGNMSEEQVEYAETIRSAGTDLLTLINDILDLSKIESGTTAIDLQEVSIDSIETEVKRTFNQIAIDKDLEFVITRDADVAPSITTDPTRLQQILKNLLSNAFKFTTEGAVTLHISAEHGRTLPVPGPAVAFAVSDTGIGIPQDKYHVIFEAFQQADMGTSRKFGGTGLGLSISREIAALLGGEIAVESAVGIGSTFTFYHPAQRAIPARTDGGTHATRVRSLQTSAGTVLDDRSTIEADDRTLLVIEDDPTFARLVMSFARARGFRTIVAQTGEEALELANRYVPDAITLDIGLPDMDGWKVLEALRETSVTSHIPVHVISGGEQQQRALEAGAVAHLQKPISEEALVDAFDRLLGYAESRCKNVLVVEDDVVQLNAMVNLISTGEIQVTSVSTADAALTSARRQQFDCIVIDLGLPDMSGEELIDRLRSSPATATVPIIVYTGRELSREEEAGLRRLASTIIVKDGFATERLTDELNFFLHRVEADLAPSKRTPPDDSNAALAHRRVLIVDDDARNIFALDAALRGYGMEVVSAESGLAGIEILRSRDDVDIVLMDIMMPEMDGYETIRRIRADNRIGDMPIIALTAKAMKGDREACIAAGASEYVSKPVDIDQLTSLLRIWLSK